Proteins encoded by one window of Lepisosteus oculatus isolate fLepOcu1 chromosome 18, fLepOcu1.hap2, whole genome shotgun sequence:
- the LOC138223988 gene encoding epidermal differentiation-specific protein-like, with protein MSKIIVFTNEGFTGRTAEFKNNVHDLEERGFDNAISSLKVIGAPWVAYYEKNFVGKQRVFEEGEYPTLDDKGKFSSLRMITDELDNPEIQLFEHINYKGREVILREETNLQAIAFSDIASSHKVKGGVWVLYEGVNRQGSQLVSFPGDNVRNYVKISFNDVASHVRPLLPKKN; from the coding sequence ATGAGCAAGATCATTGTTTTTACAAACGAGGGGTTCACCGGCAGAACAGCTGAATTCAAGAACAATGTCCATGACCTAGAGGAAAGGGGCTTCGACAACGCCATCTCATCTTTGAAAGTTATCGGTGCGCCATGGGTAGCATATTATGAAAAGAATTTTGTTGGAAAGCAACGGGTGTTTGAGGAAGGAGAGTACCCTACCCTTGATGACAAAGGAAAATTTTCTTCCCTACGGATGATCACAGATGAACTGGACAACCCTGAAATCCAGCTGTTTGAGCATATCAATTACAAAGGAAGGGAAGTGATCCTACGAGAGGAAACCAATCTTCAGGCAATCGCTTTCAGCGACATAGCTTCTTCCCACAAAGTGAAAGGTGGTGTCTGGGTGCTGTACGAGGGTGTCAATCGCCAGGGCTCCCAGCTTGTTTCCTTCCCTGGGGATAATGTTCGTAATTATGTCAAGATCTCCTTCAATGATGTGGCCAGCCATGTGCGCCCCTTGCTGCCAAAGAAAAATTAG